The following coding sequences lie in one Glycine soja cultivar W05 chromosome 16, ASM419377v2, whole genome shotgun sequence genomic window:
- the LOC114389077 gene encoding pectin acetylesterase 8-like, translated as MESARISHWLNLLVCVLLLLKAEGSSVPLTLVKNSETKGAVCLDGSPPAYHFDKGFGKGINNWIVHIEGGGWCNNVTSCLDRKNTTLGSSNHMSDISFYAILSNQQQFNPDFYNWNRVKVRYCDGSSFTGDVEEVDPTTNLHFRGARIFSAVMEELLAKGMKNAKNAILSGCSAGGLTTILHCDSFKALLPSRANVKCVPDAGYFVNVEDISGAHSFQEFYSEVVSIHGSAKNLPTSCTSKLNPALCFFPQYVASHISTPIFVVNSAYDWWQASKVNSKGH; from the exons ATGGAGAGTGCAAGAATCAGCCACTGGTTAAATCTTCTAGTTTGTGTACTGCTATTGCTCAAGGCAGAAGGATCTTCAGTTCCATTGACTTTGGTCAAGAATTCAGAAACAAAAGGAGCTG TTTGTTTGGATGGAAGTCCACCAGCTTACCACTTTGATAAGGGATTTGGAAAAGGGATTAACAACTGGATTGTTCACATTGAG ggAGGAGGATGGTGCAACAATGTCACGAGTTGCCTTGACCGTAAGAACACTACCTTAGGTTCATCTAACCACATGTCGGATATTTCCTTTTATGCAATTTTAAGCAATCAGCAACAGTTTAATCCAG ATTTCTACAATTGGAATAGAGTCAAGGTTAGGTACTGTGATGGTTCATCGTTTACTGGTGATGTGGAAGAAGTTGATCCA ACAACCAATTTGCACTTCAGAGGAGCAAGAATTTTTTCAGCTGTAATGGAAGAATTACTAGCAAAAGGAATGAAGAACGCTAAAAAT GCTATTCTCTCTGGCTGTTCAGCTGGAGGATTGACTACTATATTACACTGTGATAGCTTTAAAGCTTTGTTGCCTTCTAGAGCTAATGTGAAATGTGTTCCAGATGCTGGTTATTTTGTCAATGT AGAGGATATTTCAGGAGCACATTCCTTTCAAGAGTTCTACAGTGAAGTTGTTTCAATACAT gGTTCAGCAAAGAATTTACCCACATCTTGCACTTCAAAACTCAACCCAGCACTG TGTTTTTTTCCACAATATGTGGCATCACATATCAGTACCCCAATCTTCGTTGTTAATTCAGCCTATGACTGGTGGCAG GCTTCAAAAGTGAATTCCAAAGGGCATTGA
- the LOC114389441 gene encoding pectin acetylesterase 8-like isoform X1, with protein MESARISQWLNLLVCVLLLLKAEGSSVPLTLVENAESKGAVCLDGSPPAYHFDKGFGEGIDNWIVHIEGGGWCNNVESCLERKNTRLGSSKQMKDIYFSAILSNEQQFNPDFYNWNRVKVRYCDGSSFTGDVEEVDPTTNLHFRGARIFSAVMEELLAKGMKNVKNAILSGCSAGGLTTILHCDSFKALLPSGANVKCVPDAGYFVNVEDISGAHSIQEFYSEVVSIHGSAKNLPTSCTSKLNPALCFFPQYVASHISTPIFVVNSAYDRWQIRNIFIPGSADPSNSWHSCKINISNCSTDQLSKIQGFKSEFERALSEVGDSPSKGMFIDSCYAHCQTELQETWLKSDSPQLANTTIAKAVGDWFYGRSSFHHVDCNFPCNPTCHNRVFNLKDHPGI; from the exons ATGGAAAGTGCAAGAATCAGCCAATGGTTAAATCTTCTAGTTTGTGTACTGCTATTACTTAAGGCAGAAGGATCTTCAGTTCCATTGACTTTGGTCGAGAATGCCGAATCAAAAGGAGCTG TATGTTTGGATGGAAGTCCACCAGCTTACCACTTTGATAAGGGATTTGGAGAAGGGATTGACAACTGGATTGTTCACATTGAG ggagGAGGATGGTGCAACAATGTCGAGAGTTGCCTTGAACGTAAGAACACTAGATTAGGTTCATCTAAGCAAATGAAGGATATTTACTTTTCGGCAATTTTAAGCAATGAGCAACAGTTTAATCCAG ATTTCTACAATTGGAATAGAGTCAAGGTTAGGTACTGTGATGGTTCATCGTTTACTGGTGATGTGGAAGAAGTTGATCCA ACAACCAATTTGCACTTCAGAGGAGCAAGGATTTTTTCAGCTGTAATGGAAGAATTACTAGCAAAAGGAATGAAGAACGTTAAAAAT GCTATTCTCTCTGGCTGTTCAGCGGGAGGATTGACTACTATATTACACTGTGATAGCTTTAAAGCTTTGTTGCCTTCTGGAGCTAATGTGAAATGTGTTCCAGATGCTGGTTATTTTGTCAATGT AGAGGATATTTCAGGAGCACATTCCATTCAAGAGTTCTACAGTGAAGTTGTTTCAATACAT ggTTCAGCAAAGAATTTACCCACATCTTGCACTTCAAAACTCAACCCAGCACTG TGCTTCTTTCCACAATATGTGGCATCACATATCAGTACTCCAATCTTCGTTGTTAATTCAGCCTATGACAGGTGGCAG ATTCGAAACATCTTTATACCTGGCTCCGCTGATCCCAGTAATAGTTGGCATAGCTGCAAGATTAATATAAGCAACTGCTCAACTGATCAACTAAGTAAAATTCAAG GCTTCAAGAGTGAATTCGAAAGGGCATTGAGTGAGGTAGGAGATTCTCCATCTAAAGGAATGTTTATTGACTCTTGCTATGCCCACTGCCAAACAGAATTACAGGAGACATGGTTAAAGAGTGACTCTCCACAGCTCGCCAATACA ACTATTGCCAAGGCAGTGGGAGACTGGTTTTATGGTCGAAGCTCTTTCCACCATGTAGATTGTAATTTTCCTTGCAACCCTACTTGCCACAATCgtgtttttaatctaaaagaTCACCCCGgaatataa
- the LOC114389441 gene encoding pectin acetylesterase 8-like isoform X2: MESARISQWLNLLVCVLLLLKAEGSSVPLTLVENAESKGAVCLDGSPPAYHFDKGFGEGIDNWIVHIEGGGWCNNVESCLERKNTRLGSSKQMKDIYFSAILSNEQQFNPDFYNWNRVKVRYCDGSSFTGDVEEVDPTTNLHFRGARIFSAVMEELLAKGMKNVKNAILSGCSAGGLTTILHCDSFKALLPSGANVKCVPDAGYFVNVEDISGAHSIQEFYSEVVSIHGSAKNLPTSCTSKLNPALCFFPQYVASHISTPIFVVNSAYDRWQASRVNSKGH; encoded by the exons ATGGAAAGTGCAAGAATCAGCCAATGGTTAAATCTTCTAGTTTGTGTACTGCTATTACTTAAGGCAGAAGGATCTTCAGTTCCATTGACTTTGGTCGAGAATGCCGAATCAAAAGGAGCTG TATGTTTGGATGGAAGTCCACCAGCTTACCACTTTGATAAGGGATTTGGAGAAGGGATTGACAACTGGATTGTTCACATTGAG ggagGAGGATGGTGCAACAATGTCGAGAGTTGCCTTGAACGTAAGAACACTAGATTAGGTTCATCTAAGCAAATGAAGGATATTTACTTTTCGGCAATTTTAAGCAATGAGCAACAGTTTAATCCAG ATTTCTACAATTGGAATAGAGTCAAGGTTAGGTACTGTGATGGTTCATCGTTTACTGGTGATGTGGAAGAAGTTGATCCA ACAACCAATTTGCACTTCAGAGGAGCAAGGATTTTTTCAGCTGTAATGGAAGAATTACTAGCAAAAGGAATGAAGAACGTTAAAAAT GCTATTCTCTCTGGCTGTTCAGCGGGAGGATTGACTACTATATTACACTGTGATAGCTTTAAAGCTTTGTTGCCTTCTGGAGCTAATGTGAAATGTGTTCCAGATGCTGGTTATTTTGTCAATGT AGAGGATATTTCAGGAGCACATTCCATTCAAGAGTTCTACAGTGAAGTTGTTTCAATACAT ggTTCAGCAAAGAATTTACCCACATCTTGCACTTCAAAACTCAACCCAGCACTG TGCTTCTTTCCACAATATGTGGCATCACATATCAGTACTCCAATCTTCGTTGTTAATTCAGCCTATGACAGGTGGCAG GCTTCAAGAGTGAATTCGAAAGGGCATTGA
- the LOC114389095 gene encoding E3 ubiquitin-protein ligase MBR1-like yields MGSNGSKATSSYLSSSSSSSSGSLRKGRSKGLKVFQSCCLGTTSGSQDSDNEDQVCDQNKVNGSDATYADGNGTDSDEVKAESFRKVKPGAMTCMPSNIGLDGWGETSIPNTSSRTGSSSIHTSSTHSLNPTSHCLSRFSLIPGNVSFRLSRTTSLGSSSPRPVSSANLSIFDNEDEHNLHPGSPGCLINRSVTQQRSNLLPASFFNQIHAQCHEDASNNSRSNVPTSGILRNLQSNSTDGVCTREGPDVNLLSPRSQTATENVDNDTTHIDQRNGAREPVERNFHFSRTLSVGRLRDRVLRRSTLSDLTFFPLQQETELRDASLPSQDMDRQAVEGNSRVSPSDHSTINSSTNRYPPSSMSNSMFSIQDYEGETSGLREGRYQDLLEHRSNFLERRRRIRSQVRALQRLGSRFENLSGHDRSCILSGQHRNGHCTCRINNRNTNSNDDTGARASISRIVMLAEALFEVLDEIHHQSVVLSSRPSVSSIGSVPAPNDVVDSLPVKLYEKLHKHQEDAAQCYICLVEYEDGDNMRVLPCHHEFHRTCIDKWLKEIHRVCPLCRRDICISDSTPTENSSC; encoded by the exons ATGGGTTCCAATGGTAGCAAAGCCACTTCTTCGTATTTAAGTAGTTCTTCATCGTCTTCTTCGGGGAGTTTAAGGAAGGGTCGATCTAAGGGCCTTAAAGTTTTTCAATCTTGTTGTCTTGGAACAACTTCTGGTTCTCAAGACAGTGATAATGAAGACCAG GTTTGTGATCAGAATAAAGTAAATGGCAGTGATGCTACATATGCTGATGGCAATGGCACAGACTCGGATGAGGTGAAAGCGGAGTCATTTAGAAAGGTTAAACCTGGGGCAATGACTTGTATGCCTTCTAACATAGGCCTTGATGGATGGGGAGAAACAAGCATCCCCAACACTTCATCCAGAACTGGAAGCAGCTCTATCCATACTTCTTCAACTCATTCCTTGAACCCTACAAGTCATTGCCTTTCTCGGTTTAGCCTCATTCCTGGTAATGTAAGCTTCAGACTTAGCAGAACCACTAGTTTGGGGTCATCAAGTCCTCGTCCTGTTTCTTCTGCCAATCTCTCAATATTTGACAATGAAGATGAGCATAATCTCCATCCTGGATCTCCTGGATGTTTGATTAACAGAAGTGTAACACAACAACGTAGTAATTTGCTTCCTGCATCTTTTTTCAATCAAATACATGCACAATGTCATGAAGACGCTTCTAATAATTCAAGGTCAAATGTCCCGACATCAGGCATACTTCGAAACTTGCAGAGCAATTCCACAGATGGAGTATGTACAAGAGAAGGGCCAGATGTGAACTTACTTTCTCCAAGAAGTCAGACCGCGACAGAAAATGTTGACAATGACACTACACATATTGATCAACGAAATGGTGCTCGAGAACCAGTTGAACGGAATTTTCATTTTAGCCGAACTTTAAGTGTTGGAAGGCTTCGTGACAGAGTTCTCCGTCGATCAACATTATCTGACCTCACCTTTTTCCCTTTGCAACAAGAGACAGAGCTGAGAGATGCTAGCCTGCCTAGCCAGGATATGGACAGGCAAGCAGTGGAGGGAAATTCAAGAGTGTCACCATCTGATCATAGTACCATTAATTCTTCAACAAATAGATATCCTCCATCTAGTATGTCTAACTCCATGTTTAGCATCCAAGATTATGAGGGTGAGACTTCAGGATTGAGAGAAGGTAGGTATCAGGATCTACTGGAGCATAGGTCCAATTTCCTTGAACGGAGAAGAAGAATACGGTCCCAG gtTCGTGCTCTTCAGCGATTGGGTAGCCGGTTTGAAAATCTTTCTGGACATGATAGATCGTGCATCTTGTCTGGTCAACATAGAAATGGTCATTGTACATGCCGAATCAATAATCGTAACACTAATTCAAATGATGATACTGGTGCTAGAGCTAGCATATCAAGAATTGTTATGCTTGCTGAAGCCCTATTTGAG gtTCTAGATGAAATTCACCACCAATCTGTTGTTTTATCTTCCCGCCCATCTGTATCTTCTATTGGATCTGTTCCTGCACCTAATGATGTTGTCGATTCCTTGCCTGTCAAGTTATATGAGAAGTTGCATAAGCATCAAGAGGATGCTGCGCA ATGTTATATATGCCTTGTTGAGTATGAGGATGGAGACAACATGCGAGTACTACCGTGCCATCATGAATTTCATAGAACATGTATAGACAAGTGGCTGAAGGAGATTCACAG GGTATGCCCACTTTGTCGAAGGGACATATGCATATCCGACTCAACACCAACAGAGAACTCGAGTTGCTAG
- the LOC114390123 gene encoding rop guanine nucleotide exchange factor 14-like — MSSLMRKRLACCTKEAKISIDFDEPERIMTYNGLDNCIPDNRSYGDESRTSRGDGCITDSFNDDDDSSSSSSKDAFGSFSSKCFAMKRDEQELEEWEIAESPQHFYVKDKSAFDVANCSDVEAMKEKFAKLLLGGDVTGGAKGLNTALALSTAITNLAVTVFGELWKLEPLSEERKSKWRREMGWLLSPTNYMVQLVPAKQNGANGGIFEIMTPKARADIQMNLPALQKLDSMLIEALDSMVQTEFWYAEEGSRSAGRNTSGRQSRRWWLPSPRVPRMGLSDIERKRLLNQGRVVQQIFKAAKAINDSMLLEMPMPTIIKDALLKSGKASLGEELHKVLMAESSSGEEMLKALNLSSEHTALETINRLEAATFSWKERIIQENSGKSPVRTSWSFMKDPMAGIDKMELLLERAETLLSMLKARYPNLPQTFLDAAKVQFGKDIGHSILEAYSRVLGSLAFSILSRIADILQEDSLSNPNTPISASCSPGINLYEAWVVGSRVRHSLIDKMNKVDGQYCASSCGSTSDIEFSSTHANASNSVPAMPSRGRLWCIGRG; from the exons ATGTCGTCGCTGATGAGAAAAAGACTAGCTTGCTGCACAAAGGAAGCCAAAATCAGCATTGATTTTGATGAGCCAGAAA GGATTATGACATATAATGGCCTTGATAATTGCATTCCGGATAATCGATCCTACGGAGATGAAAGCAGAACTAGCAGAGGAGATGGATGTATAACTGATTCAttcaatgatgatgatgactccAGCTCTTCATCCAGCAAAGATGCTTTTGGATCATTCTCATCAAAATGTTTTGCAATGAAAAGAGATGAACAAGAATTGGAAGAGTGGGAAATCGCAGAAAGTCCTCAACATTTCTATGTTAAAGATAAGTCCGCTTTTGACGTGGCCAATTGTTCAGATGTAGAAGCCATGAAAGAAAAGTTTGCAAAGCTGCTTCTAGGAGGTGATGTTACAGGAGGAGCTAAAGGCCTCAACACAGCTTTGGCACTGTCTACTGCCATCACAAACCTTGCAG TCACAGTTTTTGGTGAGTTGTGGAAGTTGGAACCTCTATCTGAAGAGAGGAAGAGCAAATGGCGACGAGAAATGGGCTGGTTGTTGTCTCCTACCAATTATATGGTTCAGTTAGTTCCCGCTAAGCAAAATGGTGCCAACGGTGGAATCTTTGAG ATAATGACCCCAAAAGCTCGTGCAGACATCCAAATGAATCTTCCAGCACTTCAGAAGTTGGACTCTATGCTTATT GAGGCACTAGACTCAATGGTGCAAACTGAGTTTTGGTATGCAGAGGAAGGAAGCCGGTCAGCAGGGAGGAACACAAGCGGACGGCAAAGCAGAAGATGGTGGCTTCCATCGCCCCGAGTACCAAGAATGGGGCTATCTGACATTGAAAGAAAGAGGCTGCTTAATCAGGGAAGGGTAGTACAGCAGATATTCAAGGCTGCCAAAGCTATCAATGATAGTATGTTGCTTGAAATGCCCATGCCAACAATAATTAAGGATGCACTTCTGAAG TCTGGGAAGGCAAGCCTTGGAGAGGAACTGCACAAGGTTTTGATGGCTGAATCGAGTTCTGGAGAAGAAATGCTTAAAGCTCTCAATTTGAGTTCTGAACATACTGCCCTAGAGACCATTAATAGATTGGAAGCTGCTACATTTTCATGGAAAGAGAGAATTATACAAGAAAATAGTGGAAAATCCCCCGTTCGAACCTCGTGGTCTTTCATGAAGGACCCTATGGCAGGTATAGATAAGATGGAACTATTGTTGGAACGTGCAGAAACGCTTCTAAGTATGCTTAAAGCAAGATATCCAAACCTTCCCCAAACATTTCTGGATGCTGCGAAAGTTCAATTTGGCAAG GATATTGGGCATTCCATTTTAGAAGCATACTCAAGAGTTCTTGGAAGTTTAGCCTTCAGCATACTGTCTAGAATAGCAGATATATTGCAAGAGGATTCTTTAAGCAATCCCAATACACCAATTTCAGCAAGTTGCTCTCCTGGGATAAATCTTTATGAAGCTTGGGTGGTTGGTTCGCGTGTCAGGCACTCGTTAATCGATAAGATGAACAAGGTAGATGGACAATATTGTGCTTCTAGTTGTGGCAGTACTTCTGACATAGAATTCTCATCTACTCATGCCAATGCTAGTAACTCTGTACCCGCCATGCCAAGCCGTGGTCGATTGTGGTGCATTGGTAGAGGCTAG